In the genome of bacterium SCSIO 12827, the window CGGTGACCCAGTCGATGCCGCCTTGGTCGCGGCCTTTCAGCATGCCTTTATCAATGGCGCGGGCCTTGCCGACCTTCAGCATCTCCGTGTTGATGTCGCAGACCGCGACCGGGCCGCCGCCGCGCTCAAGGAACCGGAAGGCGATGTCGCCTGTGCCGCCGCCGACGTCCAGCAAGGTCATGCCCGGGCGCGGCCGCAGCCAGTCCAGCATGGCCGCTTTCCACAAACGGTGGATGCCGAGCGACATCAGGTCGTTCATGAGATCGTATTTGGAGGCGACGCTATCGAACACGCCCCGCACCAGCCCGGCCTTTTCGTCCTCGGCGACCTGTCGGAAGCCGAAGTGAGTTGTGCCGGCGGCAGCGCCAGGGGACGCGGATGTGTCCGCGTTATCAGGGGTTTCGGGCGTCTCTTTGATCATGGCGATGGAACATAGCGTAACCGGCCGGGACAGGCTACGTTCCTTGGACCTTCCCCGTCGTTTCCTTGCCCGAAGACCCGCCATGCCCGAACTGCCTGAAGTCGAAACCGTCCGCCGGGGGCTGATGCCCGCCATGCAGGGCAAGCGCCTGGACGCGGTGATCCCGCGCCGGCCCAACCTGCGCTTTCCCCTGCCCGACGGTTTCGGCCAGCGGCTCACGGGGCGCACGGTGGTCGATATCCGCCGGCGGGCCAAGTTCCTGATGTTCGATTTGGACAGCCCGGACGTGCTGATCGCCCATCTCGGCATGTCGGGCAGCTTTCGCTTAGGTGCCCATGCCTTCCCGGAAGAAAAGCACGACCATGTGATCTTCAAGATGTCCGGCGGCGGCGAGGTTCATTACAACGACCCGCGCCGCTTCGGCTTCATGGATTTATGGGCCGCCGCCGAGCTGGCGTCCTATCCCATGCTGGCCAAGCTGGGGCCGGAGCCCTTGGACGACGATGCCTTTTCGGGCGCTGTCCTGGCGGCGCGGCTCAAGGGCCGCAAGACGCCGATCAAGGCGGCGCTGCTGGATCAGGGCGTGGTCGCGGGCGTCGGCAATATCTATGCCTGCGAAGCGCTCTACCGGGCGGGCATCTCGCCCAAGCGTCTGGCCCATACGGTGCAGGGGGCCAGGGCCGACAAACTGGCCGATGCGGTGAAGGCGGTGCTGAAGGACGCCATCGCGTCGGGGGGCTCGTCCTTGCGCGATCATATCCGTCCCGATGGCGAACTGGGCTATTTCCAGCATTCCTTTGATGTCTACGGGCGCACGGGCGAAGCCTGCGCCAACGCGGCCTGCGGCCAGCCCATCCGCCAGATCCCCCAGGCCGGGCGATCGACTTTCTACTGTTCCCGTTGCCAGAGGTAGGGTATCACCGCCCCATGACCTTGATAGCCCGCCTGCGTCCCGGTTTCGTCGCCGCCCTTTTGTGGCTGGCGGCGGCGCTGCCCGCGGCCGCGCAGTTCGT includes:
- the ubiE gene encoding bifunctional demethylmenaquinone methyltransferase/2-methoxy-6-polyprenyl-1,4-benzoquinol methylase UbiE, translating into MIKETPETPDNADTSASPGAAAGTTHFGFRQVAEDEKAGLVRGVFDSVASKYDLMNDLMSLGIHRLWKAAMLDWLRPRPGMTLLDVGGGTGDIAFRFLERGGGPVAVCDINTEMLKVGKARAIDKGMLKGRDQGGIDWVTGDAENLPFPDNSFDAYTTAFCIRNVTHPQNALAEARRVLKPGGRFLCLEFSKVALPVLDEIYDRWSFKVLPVLGEKIAGDRDSYQYLAESIRRFPPQEEFKAMIGAAGLARAEYRNLTGGIAAIHSAWRT
- the mutM gene encoding bifunctional DNA-formamidopyrimidine glycosylase/DNA-(apurinic or apyrimidinic site) lyase, yielding MPELPEVETVRRGLMPAMQGKRLDAVIPRRPNLRFPLPDGFGQRLTGRTVVDIRRRAKFLMFDLDSPDVLIAHLGMSGSFRLGAHAFPEEKHDHVIFKMSGGGEVHYNDPRRFGFMDLWAAAELASYPMLAKLGPEPLDDDAFSGAVLAARLKGRKTPIKAALLDQGVVAGVGNIYACEALYRAGISPKRLAHTVQGARADKLADAVKAVLKDAIASGGSSLRDHIRPDGELGYFQHSFDVYGRTGEACANAACGQPIRQIPQAGRSTFYCSRCQR